One Phaseolus vulgaris cultivar G19833 chromosome 4, P. vulgaris v2.0, whole genome shotgun sequence DNA window includes the following coding sequences:
- the LOC137838517 gene encoding uncharacterized protein, translating to MSSRVPPPKVNPKDLYTWASSELLDECSCFLSTRAIREHKGDSCSYDHCAFVKRHDDDIAVLPCTLGEPVCGDERANDGSLSSISIRWCSRASACSCPSPGSVMDASKRMMLAKAMKDARAAKAGASPAPAADPNPPSTLPPPPPTTTEAPLGSSSPSSHNPEALQTPDSPLPIAAVPLAVASPPAPTPLDKGKRVLEIISDDEDSDGVAPFKRRKSARVPLLPAVSPQGEDSFRDNPPSATSLPPTIIQEEIGEGAESAPPPPPAEVEVSRLRVEKKSLEKQVASGDATIEELEKDKKTLVNDMEGTFEEGFQEALAQAVCENSGIDVSNCDSTHHIVDGKVVPLELDD from the exons ATGTCTTCTCGTGTTCCTCCCCCCAAggttaaccccaaggacctgtacaCCTGGGCCTCGAGCGAGCTCCTTGACGAGTGCTCATGTTTTctttctaccagggccataagggaacacaaaggggattcgtgctCCTATGATCATTGTGCTTTCGTgaagaggcacgacgacgatatagccgtgctcccttgcactttaggggagccggtgtgcggaGATGAACGAGCCAACGACGGGTCCCTTTCTTCTATTTCTatcaggtggtgttcaagagcATCGGCGTGctcctgcccttctccag gatcggtgatggacgcctccaaaaggatgatgctggcgaaagcgatgaaggacgctcgtgctgccaaagcgggcgcctcccccgcccctgctgctgacccGAACCCCCCATCAACCTTGCCTCCGCCACCACCGACCACTACCGAagccccactaggctcatcttcaccgtcCTCGCATAACCCCGAGGCGCTTCAGACTCCCGACTCTCCTCTgcccatcgccgccgttccTCTAGCCGTGGCCTCACCGCCGGCCCCAACCCCCctcgacaaagggaaacgggtcttggaaaTCATATCCGACGATGAGGACTCGgatggcgtggcacccttcaagaggaggaaatctgcAAGGGTTCCCCTCCTACCAGCGGTgtcgccccagggagaggattctttcagggacaaccctccaagcgctacTTCCCTTCCCCCCACAATCATCCAAGAGGAAATAGGCGAGGGTGCCGAATCTGCTCCACCTCCGccaccggcagag gtcgaagTCAGCCGACTCCGCGTGGAAAAGAAAAGTTTGGAGAAACAAGTGGCCTCGGGGGACGCCACCATCGAAGAGCTAGAAAAGGATAAGAAGACCCTCGTAAATGACATGGAGGGTACCTttgaggaggggttccaagaggctctaGCCCAGGCCGTCTGCGAGAACTCGGGAATCGACGTTTCCAACTGTGACTCCACTCATCAcatcgtcgacgggaaggtcgtgcccctGGAGCTAGATGACTGA